The DNA window CGATTCCAACGTCGCCTGGCTGCGCGAGCACGGCGTCACCATCTGGGATGAATGGGCAAGCAGCACAGGCGATCTCGGGCCAATCTACGGTGTGCAGTGGCGGTCCTGGCCCACGCCGTCGGGTGAGCACGTCGATCAGATCAGCGCGGCCCTGGACCTGCTGCGCACCGATCCGAACTCGCGGCGCATCATCGTCTCGGCCTGGAACGTCGGCGAAATCCCGCAGATGGCGCTGCCGCCCTGTCACGCGTTCTTCCAGTTCTACGTGGCCGACGGGCGGCTGAGTTGCCAGCTCTACCAGCGCAGCGCCGACCTGTTCCTGGGCGTGCCGTTCAACATCGCCAGCTACGCGCTTCTGACACACATGATGGCCGCCCAGTCCGGCCTCTCGGTCGGTGATTTCGTGTGGACCGGCGGGGACTGCCACATCTACGACAACCATGTCGAACAGGTGCGGCTGCAGCTGAGCCGCGAGCCCCGGCCGTATCCGGAACTCGTTCTGGGAGCTAGGGATTCGATTTTCCATTACACTTACGACGACGTTGTCGTAAAGAATTACGACCCGCACCCGGCGATCAAAGCCCCCGTCGCGGTATGACGCGTACGGCGGGCGTGGGCCTGGTGTGGGCCCAGTCGACCTCAGGCGTCATCGGGCGCGGTGGCGACATCCCCTGGAAGGTGCCGGAAGATCTGTCCCGGTTCAAAGAGGTGACCATGGGCCACCCGGTGATCATGGGCCGGCGGACGTGGGATTCGTTACCGGCGAAGGTGCGGCCCTTGCCGGGCCGCCGCAACCTCGTCCTGTCCCGCGACGCCGGCTTCGTCGCCGAGGGGGCGCGGGTGGTCGGGTCCCTGGAGGACGCCCTCGCCGATGGCGCGGGCGGGCCCGAGGTCTGGGTCATCGGGGGCGAGCAGGTCTATTTGCTGGCGCTGCCGTACGCCACCCGCTGCGAGGTCACCGAGATCGAAATCGATTTGCGCCGCGATGACGACGACGCGCTGGCGCCGACGCTGGACGACACGTGGGTGGGTGAAACGGGGGAGTGGCTGGCCAGCCGCTCGGGCTTCCGGTATCGCTTCCACAGCTATCGCCGGGCGTCCGCGCTCCCGTTCGCGCCCTCCGCCTGACCTGACATACTCGGACACGGGGGTCGGTCGCACAGGGCAACCAGGCGTTCGGAGAGATAGGGGGAATTGGCAGTGAATACCGAACCCGTGAAGACGTTCTCTCGAAAGTTCATGGGCTACGATGCGGCCGCAGTTGACGCCCACATCGAGATGCTGGCCACCAAGCAGCAGTTGCTGCTTGACGACGTGTCGAGCCTGCGGGCCCGGTTGCAGGAATCCGGCGATCAGACGGCCGCGCTGCGCAAGGAGG is part of the Mycobacterium mantenii genome and encodes:
- a CDS encoding thymidylate synthase; this translates as MPISTPYEDLLRLVLDRGTAKSDRTGTGTRSLFGQQLRYDLSAGFPLLTTKKVHLKSVVYELLWFLRGDSNVAWLREHGVTIWDEWASSTGDLGPIYGVQWRSWPTPSGEHVDQISAALDLLRTDPNSRRIIVSAWNVGEIPQMALPPCHAFFQFYVADGRLSCQLYQRSADLFLGVPFNIASYALLTHMMAAQSGLSVGDFVWTGGDCHIYDNHVEQVRLQLSREPRPYPELVLGARDSIFHYTYDDVVVKNYDPHPAIKAPVAV
- a CDS encoding dihydrofolate reductase; this translates as MTRTAGVGLVWAQSTSGVIGRGGDIPWKVPEDLSRFKEVTMGHPVIMGRRTWDSLPAKVRPLPGRRNLVLSRDAGFVAEGARVVGSLEDALADGAGGPEVWVIGGEQVYLLALPYATRCEVTEIEIDLRRDDDDALAPTLDDTWVGETGEWLASRSGFRYRFHSYRRASALPFAPSA